A genomic segment from Anopheles maculipalpis chromosome X, idAnoMacuDA_375_x, whole genome shotgun sequence encodes:
- the LOC126555952 gene encoding protein FAM107B, protein MMRDLLIARLTYIPDKYLILSQIEDMQDETNLDDRIVPAGNTTQSNPNHQQRRASSAELINAANRPGSPGAGMMRPISSSQSVMTDAQGLIVPKKLVNPVLESIDRQNLHREMMFNQKIGKSVLNQKSELQRALEKQKERQVLAAQNLAKQTEHTIASELGRVIMQRAQRLEQQKGGSGTGPTDPTAGSINPEYLNARAKLRATVDTK, encoded by the exons ATGATGCGTGATCTCCTAATCGCACGTCTTACCTATATTCCTGATAAATACTTGATTTTGAGCCAGATTGAAGATATGCAAG ATGAAACAAACCTAGACGATAGGATCGTCCCAGCCGGCAACACTACCCAATCGAATCCAAACCACCAGCAACGCCGTGCATCGTCGGCCGAACTAATCAACGCAGCGAACAGGCCTGGATCACCCGGTGCGGGAATGATGCGCCCGATAAGCTCAAGCCAAAGCGTCATGACGGACGCACAGGGACTAATCGTACCAAAGAAGCTGGTCAATCCAGTGCTCGAGTCGATCGATCGACAAAATCTGCACCGCGAAATGATGTTCAATCAGAAGAT tGGCAAAAGCGTACTGAACCAGAAGTCGGAGCTGCAGCGTGCGCtcgaaaagcaaaaggagCGCCAGGTGCTGGCGGCACAGAATCTCGCCAAGCAGACGGAACACACGATTGCGAGCGAACTGGGCCGCGTGATCATGCAGCGTGCCCAACGGTTGGAGCAGCAGAAGGGTGGCAGCGGGACGGGTCCGACCGATCCGACCGCCGGTTCGATTAATCCCGAGTATTTAAATGCGCGCGCCAAACTGCGGGCCACGGTCGATACGAAATGA